The Methylomonas montana DNA window TATTTTCTGTCTTGGCTATGGTAATGATGATTCTGAGCTTGAGCGGTTGCATGGACGATCCAGACCAAGGCAACCCTAAACCAAAAGGCTATGGTTCTCCTGCCCAACAAGGTTCAGGGGTTAACTAATCCTAGCGTTGGCAGGACTTTTACATTCCTGAGTAAGGCCCACGCGAGTGGGCCTTATGCGTTAAAACCCCTCCTCCAAACAGATTTCGTTTGCGCTACATGGCTTTGCCATGTTTAAATCCCGCCGTGCTTAATTTTCTGTTTAGATTCAGTACACGAAAAAATATAAAAAAACTTTTATTTGGAGGATGTTATGAAAAAAGTATTATCTCTTTTAGCGATGACCCTGATGATTGTTGGTTTGAGCGGTTGCATGGACGATCCAGATGCATCAAAACAAAAAGTTTCTAGCTCTACTTCTGTAGCTCTTTAAGCTTGAAGCTTTAAAAAAAGGCCCACGAAAGTGGGCCTTTTTTATGTCCGCTGATTAAGTATCGCTCAAGCTACCTTTCAGCGCGCTCCGCCTCAATCTCGGCCATAGCTTGCGCAATCCAGATCTCGGCCTCGGCATTAATATCCTTCGACTTTTTATCGATGCTGCTAATCGGCGGCCCGATCTTCACCCTAATCACGCCCGGATATTTCAAAAAACTGTTGCGCGGCCAAAATTCGCCGGCATTATGCGCTAACGGAATCACCGGGAAACCCGATTTTTGCGCCAACATCGCGCCACCCGCATTAAACTTTTTATGAGCGCCAGGCGCGACTCGGGTTCCTTCCGGAAACACCACCACAAACAAGCCTTCCTGCAAACGCTCGGTACCTTGATCGATCAGCATTTTTAGCGCTTCTTTTTGATTTTGCCGATCGATGGCAATCGGCTTTAAGGTAGCCAATGCCCAACCGCCGAACGGGATTTGCAGCAGCGATTTTTTCAACACAGCGGTTTGCGGCGAAATAAACTGCCGCAATGCCACCGTTTCCCAAGCCGATTGATGTTTGCTGAGAATAATGGCTGCCTGGTCGCGTGGAATATTTTCCAGTCCTTCCACTTTATAGCTCAAACGGCAACACAGCTTCAGCATGAACAACAGGCAATCGATCCAGATATCGGCAATTTTGTAGCGTGTTTTAAACGGTAGAAAAGTACCACCCAAAATGGCCACGCCGACGATCAGCGTCGAGAATACAATGTAAATAAATAACAGTGTCGAGCCCAGGTAAACCCTGAAATCAGCTTTTCGAGACGATGTGCGTGGCTGCTTCATAAAGATTATCGAAAATAGGAACGTTGAGTTGGGGATGGTTAAGCAAGGTTTTTTCGCCCTTGCCGGTTCTGACCAGGATCGCTTTAGCGCCGGCCGATTCGCTCGCCTGGATGTCGCGCAAGGAATCGCCGACCGAATAGGTCTGGCTCAAATCGGTCTGGGTATCGGCGGCAAAACGCCGAAACAGGCCATCCTTGGGCTTACGGCAAGCGCAGGCGTCGTTCGGCCCGTGCGGACAAAAATAAATGGCCTCGATGTCGCCGCCAGCGGCTTTCGTCAACTGGCGCATTTTGGCGTGGATAGCTTCCAACGCCGCCAATCCGAGCAAGCCTCTGGCGATGCCGGATTGATTGCTGATCACCACGACTTTGTAACCATGCCGGTTCAGCAAGGCGATGGCTTCCAGGCTGCCGGGGATCGGCAGCCATTCCTCCGGCGACTTGATGAAGGCATCGGAATCGATATTAATCGTGCCGTCGCGGTCCAGAATAACGTAGCGATCGGTCACGCTTGCAGTTTGGAAATATCGGCGATTTTCAGGAATTGGTTGGACAACATTGCCAGCAAAGCCAATCGGCTGTTACGCAATGTTACGTCGTCGGTATTGACCATCACGTTATCGAAAAACGCATCGACCGTGTCGCGCAACTGCGCCAGACGACTCAAAGCCAGCGGATAATTCTGTTCGGCCAACAACGGTAGAATGTCGGCTTCCGATTGCTCGGCTGCCACCAGCAAATTCTTCTCGGCGGCTTCCACTAATGTGCCGATGCTGTCCGCGATGGGTTGATCCGATTTTTTCAGGATGTTGATGATGCGCTTGTTGGCGGCCGCCAGACTTTCGGCTTCCGGCAATTGCCGGAAAGCCTGCACGGCGCGAATCCGCAGCATGAAATCCAGCGGCCGGGTCGGGCCCACCGCTAACACCGCTTCGAATTCGTCCGCACTGTAACCTTGATCCAAACAATAACCTTTCAAGCGGTCGAAAATAAAGTCGATTACTCGCTGCCGGGTTTCGGCTTTGTTGAAGGCATGGCTGAATTGATCCAGCGCGGCATCCAATAGCTCGACGACATCCAGCGCAATACCGTTTTCGATCAAAATCCGTAAAATGCCTAGCGTCGCCCGACGCAATGCGTAAGGGTCTCGGTCGCCGGTCGGAATCAAGCCGGCGCTGAAAATTCCGCTCAAGGTGTCAATTTTTTCCGCCAGCGCCAGAATCCGGCCGATTTGGCCGCTGGGCGTCGCGCCGCCCGATTGTTTGGGGTAATACTGCTCTTCCAATGCCAGCGCTACATCCGCATTTTCGCCATCGGCCAGCGCGTAATAACGGCCCATCGTGCCTTGCAGGTTGGCGAATTCGCCGACCATGTTGGTCATTAAATCGGTCTTCGCCAGCAAAGCCGCGCGTTTCGCCAATGTGACATCGGTAGCCAATTTCTCCGCGATCAATGTCGCCAGTTTGCCGACCCGGTCTGTCTTCTCCAGTAAGGTGCCGAGGTCTTTCTGAAATACGATTGTCCCAAGGCTTTCGACGCGATCGGCCAGCGATTGTTTTCTATCCTGTTTCCAGAAAAATTCGGCGTCGGACAGGCGCGGCAACACCACTCGCTCGTTGCCGTGTTGAATCGAAGCCGGGTTGGAGCTTTCGATATTGGCGAAGGTGATGAAATGCGGCAACAATCCGCCTTGGGCGTTTTTCACCGGGAAATATTTCTGATTGGCCTGCATCGTGGTAATCAACACTTCCTGGGGTAACTCCAAAAAGCGGGCGTCGAAATTACCGACCACCGGCACCGGCCACTCGTTCAGCGCCGCGACTTCTTCCAGCAAATCCTCTTCGATATACGCAGCGCCGCCGACTTTGCTGGCGGCCTGATTGGCGGCGTCGCGGATCCGGGTCATGCGTTGTTCGAAATCGGCGATCACCTTGCCTTCTTGCAACAAGGTTTCCAGATAATCGTGCGGAACGCCGATGCGTAAATCCAAGGGGGCATGAAAACGATGACCACGGCTGTTCCGGCCGCTAACTACGCCCAGGATTTCGGTTTCTATGACTTCCTGGCCAAACAATAACACCGCCCAATGCACCGGACGGGCGAATTCGCTATCGAAATTGCCCCAGCGCATGCGTTTGGCAATCGGCAAATTCCCCAGGCTTTTCCGGATGATGTCCGGGATCAATTCGGCGGTAGCTTGACCTTTAACAGCTTGTTTGAAGATCAGCCAAGCGCCTTTGTCGGTTTCAAGCTTTTCCAATTGCTCGAAGCTGGCGCCGCAACTGGACGCAAAACCCAGTGCCGCCTTGCTCGGCGTGCCGTCAGGTCCGTAAGCGGCTTGCAAAGCCGGACCGCGCTTTTCGACGACTTTGTCGGCTTGAAAAGTCTCCAAGTCGTCGATCAATACCGCTAGACGACGAGGCGTTGCGTAGGCACGGGCTTG harbors:
- a CDS encoding lysophospholipid acyltransferase family protein, which encodes MKQPRTSSRKADFRVYLGSTLLFIYIVFSTLIVGVAILGGTFLPFKTRYKIADIWIDCLLFMLKLCCRLSYKVEGLENIPRDQAAIILSKHQSAWETVALRQFISPQTAVLKKSLLQIPFGGWALATLKPIAIDRQNQKEALKMLIDQGTERLQEGLFVVVFPEGTRVAPGAHKKFNAGGAMLAQKSGFPVIPLAHNAGEFWPRNSFLKYPGVIRVKIGPPISSIDKKSKDINAEAEIWIAQAMAEIEAERAER
- the glyS gene encoding glycine--tRNA ligase subunit beta gives rise to the protein MTATNHLLFELGCEELPPKSLKKLSQALLDNMLAGLKEAGLSYNQARAYATPRRLAVLIDDLETFQADKVVEKRGPALQAAYGPDGTPSKAALGFASSCGASFEQLEKLETDKGAWLIFKQAVKGQATAELIPDIIRKSLGNLPIAKRMRWGNFDSEFARPVHWAVLLFGQEVIETEILGVVSGRNSRGHRFHAPLDLRIGVPHDYLETLLQEGKVIADFEQRMTRIRDAANQAASKVGGAAYIEEDLLEEVAALNEWPVPVVGNFDARFLELPQEVLITTMQANQKYFPVKNAQGGLLPHFITFANIESSNPASIQHGNERVVLPRLSDAEFFWKQDRKQSLADRVESLGTIVFQKDLGTLLEKTDRVGKLATLIAEKLATDVTLAKRAALLAKTDLMTNMVGEFANLQGTMGRYYALADGENADVALALEEQYYPKQSGGATPSGQIGRILALAEKIDTLSGIFSAGLIPTGDRDPYALRRATLGILRILIENGIALDVVELLDAALDQFSHAFNKAETRQRVIDFIFDRLKGYCLDQGYSADEFEAVLAVGPTRPLDFMLRIRAVQAFRQLPEAESLAAANKRIINILKKSDQPIADSIGTLVEAAEKNLLVAAEQSEADILPLLAEQNYPLALSRLAQLRDTVDAFFDNVMVNTDDVTLRNSRLALLAMLSNQFLKIADISKLQA
- the gmhB gene encoding D-glycero-beta-D-manno-heptose 1,7-bisphosphate 7-phosphatase; this encodes MTDRYVILDRDGTINIDSDAFIKSPEEWLPIPGSLEAIALLNRHGYKVVVISNQSGIARGLLGLAALEAIHAKMRQLTKAAGGDIEAIYFCPHGPNDACACRKPKDGLFRRFAADTQTDLSQTYSVGDSLRDIQASESAGAKAILVRTGKGEKTLLNHPQLNVPIFDNLYEAATHIVSKS